In Endozoicomonas sp. GU-1, one DNA window encodes the following:
- the pntB gene encoding Re/Si-specific NAD(P)(+) transhydrogenase subunit beta, with translation MSEGLLVAAYLVAALMFVMSLAGLSRQDTAKNGNIYGITGMVVAVLATLAHAHIAGITLVTLCMIVGAGVGLYLAIKVQMTEMPQLVAILNGFGGLAAVLIGFASALEVNDSLAGQLKDLVMSAEQLIHSSEIFIGIIIGAVTFSGSVVAALKLHGKISSRPVSLPGKHWSNLAILGLAVLMGVVYVQQHSILALVLVTLLAFAFGITLVLGIGGADMPVVVSMLNAYSGLAAAMTGFMLGNNLLIITGAMVGSSGAILSYLMCAAMNRSFISVILGGFGTAEGTIVEGGDQGEYTEVSAEDVAEQLKNSTSVIITPGYGMAVAQAQHPVRDLVKKLRDRGIKVRFGIHPVAGRLPGHMNVLLAEAKVPYDIVEEMDEINDDFADTDTVLVIGANDTVNPAAAEDPNSPIAGMPVLRVWEAGEVIVFKRSMATGYAGVQNPLFFRDNSRMLFGDATDSVEQILKQF, from the coding sequence ATGTCTGAAGGATTACTGGTAGCGGCTTATCTGGTCGCTGCATTAATGTTTGTTATGAGTCTTGCCGGGCTTAGCCGACAGGATACGGCAAAAAACGGCAATATCTACGGCATCACCGGGATGGTGGTGGCCGTACTGGCCACCCTGGCTCATGCCCATATTGCCGGTATTACCCTGGTAACGCTCTGCATGATAGTGGGTGCGGGTGTTGGTCTTTATCTGGCGATTAAAGTCCAGATGACGGAAATGCCACAGCTGGTGGCCATTCTGAACGGCTTTGGTGGTCTGGCCGCCGTACTGATTGGTTTTGCCAGTGCGCTGGAAGTCAATGACTCACTGGCTGGCCAGTTGAAAGACCTGGTCATGTCCGCTGAGCAGTTGATTCACAGTTCGGAAATCTTTATCGGGATTATTATTGGTGCGGTGACGTTCAGTGGCTCGGTGGTGGCGGCGTTGAAGCTTCATGGCAAGATTTCCAGCCGTCCGGTATCACTGCCCGGTAAGCACTGGAGCAACCTGGCTATCCTTGGCCTGGCGGTGTTGATGGGGGTTGTCTATGTACAGCAGCACAGTATTCTGGCCCTGGTGCTGGTCACCCTGCTGGCCTTTGCCTTTGGTATCACCCTGGTGCTGGGTATTGGCGGTGCCGATATGCCGGTGGTGGTCTCCATGCTGAACGCTTACTCAGGTCTGGCGGCGGCCATGACTGGCTTTATGCTGGGCAACAACCTGCTGATCATTACCGGTGCCATGGTGGGATCTTCCGGTGCCATCCTCTCTTACCTGATGTGCGCAGCCATGAATCGGTCGTTTATTTCGGTGATTCTGGGTGGCTTTGGTACCGCAGAGGGGACGATCGTTGAAGGTGGTGATCAGGGTGAGTATACCGAAGTCAGCGCAGAAGACGTTGCGGAACAGCTGAAGAACTCCACCAGCGTTATTATCACGCCTGGCTATGGTATGGCGGTTGCCCAGGCTCAGCACCCGGTTCGTGACCTGGTCAAGAAGCTGCGGGACCGTGGGATCAAGGTTCGTTTCGGTATCCATCCGGTGGCCGGTCGTCTGCCGGGCCATATGAATGTACTGCTGGCTGAGGCAAAGGTGCCTTATGACATCGTGGAAGAGATGGATGAAATCAACGATGACTTTGCCGATACCGATACGGTTCTGGTGATCGGTGCCAACGACACGGTGAACCCGGCGGCGGCTGAAGATCCCAACAGCCCAATCGCCGGCATGCCGGTATTGCGGGTCTGGGAAGCCGGAGAAGTGATTGTCTTCAAACGCTCGATGGCGACCGGTTATGCGGGTGTTCAGAACCCACTGTTCTTCCGTGACAACAGCCGTATGCTGTTTGGTGATGCCACCGACAGTGTTGAGCAGATTCTCAAACAGTTCTGA
- a CDS encoding Re/Si-specific NAD(P)(+) transhydrogenase subunit alpha, producing the protein MRIGIPGEVQENENRVAATPDTVGKLQKLGFDVVVERGAGVKANFGDEAFTQAGARVVDRDEVWNSDIILKVNAPIDDEIALLKDGATLASFIWPAQNEALMNKLSQRNVNILAMDGVPRLSRSQSLDALSSMANIGGYRAVVEASHEFGRFFNGQITAAGKIPPAKVLVIGAGVAGLAALGAAGSMGAIVRAFDTRPEVKEQVESMGAEFLELDYEEEQDSSDGYAKEMSQAFIDAEMALFMEQARDVDIIITTALIPGKPAPKLITEDMVKAMKPGSVIVDLAAQTGGNCACTVKDQITVAHGVKVIGYTDLPSRLPTQSSQLYGTNLVNLLKLLCPNKDGQIDINFDDEVIRGLTVIRDGSITWPPPPVKVSAAPAAGPEPVMAKEPEQEAKARPWLKPVLMAVGAVLFGCVANSAPGSFLEHFTVFVLASIVGYYVIWNVTSALHTPLMSVTNAISGIVVVGGLVQMGSDNNIVLALSGIAITVAVINIVGGFAVTQRMLKMFRLD; encoded by the coding sequence ATGCGCATAGGGATCCCTGGAGAGGTCCAGGAAAACGAGAATCGTGTTGCTGCAACGCCCGATACAGTGGGCAAGTTGCAGAAGCTCGGTTTTGACGTCGTCGTTGAACGAGGTGCAGGGGTAAAAGCGAACTTTGGGGATGAAGCATTTACTCAGGCTGGTGCCCGGGTCGTTGATCGTGATGAGGTCTGGAACTCAGACATTATTCTCAAGGTGAACGCGCCCATTGATGATGAAATTGCACTGCTTAAAGATGGCGCTACCCTGGCCAGCTTCATTTGGCCTGCCCAGAATGAAGCGCTGATGAATAAGCTTAGCCAGCGTAATGTGAACATTCTGGCAATGGACGGCGTACCGCGCCTGTCGCGCTCACAGTCCCTGGATGCCCTGAGTTCAATGGCCAATATTGGTGGCTATCGTGCGGTGGTTGAGGCATCCCACGAGTTTGGCCGCTTCTTTAATGGCCAGATCACGGCGGCCGGTAAAATTCCTCCAGCCAAGGTGCTGGTCATTGGTGCCGGTGTTGCTGGCCTGGCTGCCCTGGGTGCAGCGGGCAGCATGGGTGCCATTGTGCGTGCCTTCGATACCCGGCCTGAAGTGAAGGAACAGGTTGAGAGTATGGGGGCCGAGTTCCTTGAGCTGGATTATGAAGAAGAGCAGGACTCTTCCGATGGGTATGCCAAGGAGATGAGCCAGGCGTTTATTGATGCTGAGATGGCGCTCTTTATGGAGCAGGCCAGAGACGTTGATATCATCATCACCACGGCGCTTATTCCCGGTAAACCGGCACCAAAGCTGATCACCGAAGACATGGTCAAGGCCATGAAGCCCGGCAGTGTTATTGTCGATCTGGCTGCCCAGACCGGCGGTAACTGTGCATGTACCGTCAAGGACCAGATCACCGTTGCCCATGGCGTAAAAGTGATCGGTTATACCGATCTGCCGAGTCGTCTGCCCACCCAGTCATCGCAACTGTACGGCACTAACCTGGTGAATCTGCTGAAGCTGCTCTGTCCAAACAAGGATGGGCAGATTGATATCAACTTTGATGATGAAGTGATCCGTGGCCTGACCGTGATCCGTGACGGCAGCATCACCTGGCCACCACCCCCGGTGAAAGTCAGTGCCGCCCCGGCTGCCGGGCCGGAACCGGTGATGGCTAAAGAGCCCGAGCAGGAAGCAAAGGCCAGGCCCTGGCTGAAGCCGGTGCTGATGGCTGTCGGTGCTGTCCTCTTTGGTTGTGTGGCTAACTCGGCCCCCGGCAGTTTCCTGGAACATTTCACCGTTTTTGTCCTCGCTTCCATCGTCGGCTATTACGTAATCTGGAATGTGACGTCTGCGCTGCATACACCATTGATGAGTGTTACCAACGCCATCAGCGGCATTGTGGTGGTTGGTGGTCTGGTCCAGATGGGCAGTGACAACAATATCGTCCTTGCCCTGTCGGGTATTGCCATCACGGTCGCTGTCATCAATATTGTTGGTGGATTCGCTGTTACCCAGCGGATGCTCAAGATGTTCCGTCTGGATTAA
- the glpK gene encoding glycerol kinase GlpK, translating into MTTEKKYIVSLDQGTTSSRAIIFNHDGDIVGTSQREFTQYYPQPGWVEHNPMEIWATQSSVLTEVLAKTNIRPDEVAALGITNQRETTVVWDKTTGQPVYNAIVWQCRRTTEICEQLKKAGLESHIRETTGLVLDAYFSGTKIKWILDNVEGARESAEKGDLLFGTVDTWLTWKLTNGRAHVTDVTNASRTMLFDINRLEWDDTILQALDIPRSMLPEVKSSSEVYGKTNIGGKGGTRIPVAGMAGDQQAALFGQMCHEKGMAKNTYGTGCFLLMNTGETPVKSENGLLTTIAFGIDGKVHYALEGSVFMGGASVQWLRDELGLVRDAADTEYFASKVKDTNGVYVVPGFVGLGAPYWDPYARGAIFGLTRGANRNHIVRATLEAIAYQSRDLIEAMQQDAGIEMKQLRVDGGAVANNFLMQFQSDILNKEVVRPTVTESTAAGSAYLAGLAVGFWKSIDELKDKVGVDRVYIPVMDDEQRSGLYKGWKKAVERSLKWEDQE; encoded by the coding sequence ATGACCACTGAAAAGAAATACATTGTTTCTCTTGATCAGGGTACCACCAGTTCACGGGCCATCATTTTTAACCACGATGGTGACATCGTTGGTACTTCTCAGCGGGAATTTACCCAGTATTATCCTCAACCGGGCTGGGTTGAGCACAACCCGATGGAGATCTGGGCGACCCAGAGTTCGGTTCTGACCGAGGTGCTGGCAAAAACCAATATTCGCCCGGACGAGGTGGCTGCACTTGGTATTACCAATCAGCGGGAAACCACTGTTGTCTGGGATAAAACTACCGGTCAGCCGGTCTATAACGCCATTGTATGGCAATGCCGTCGTACAACGGAGATCTGCGAACAATTAAAAAAAGCCGGTCTGGAAAGTCATATCCGTGAAACTACCGGTCTGGTTCTGGACGCCTATTTCTCTGGCACAAAAATCAAGTGGATTCTTGATAACGTTGAAGGTGCCCGTGAAAGTGCCGAGAAAGGTGACCTGTTGTTCGGTACCGTGGATACCTGGCTGACCTGGAAGCTCACCAATGGCCGCGCCCATGTGACGGATGTAACCAACGCTTCACGGACCATGCTGTTTGATATCAACCGTCTGGAGTGGGATGACACCATTTTGCAGGCGCTGGATATTCCACGCAGCATGCTGCCTGAAGTGAAGTCCAGCTCGGAAGTGTATGGCAAGACCAACATTGGTGGTAAAGGCGGCACCCGGATTCCGGTGGCTGGTATGGCAGGTGACCAGCAGGCCGCCCTGTTTGGCCAGATGTGCCATGAGAAAGGCATGGCCAAAAACACCTATGGCACAGGCTGCTTCCTGTTGATGAATACCGGCGAGACACCGGTTAAGTCCGAAAATGGTCTTTTAACGACCATCGCCTTTGGTATTGATGGCAAGGTGCATTATGCCCTGGAAGGCTCTGTCTTTATGGGTGGGGCTTCTGTTCAGTGGCTTCGTGATGAGCTTGGCCTGGTTCGTGATGCGGCGGATACCGAATATTTTGCCAGCAAAGTAAAAGACACTAATGGTGTATATGTCGTGCCGGGCTTTGTTGGCCTGGGAGCGCCCTACTGGGATCCTTATGCCCGTGGTGCTATTTTCGGTCTGACCCGTGGTGCTAACCGAAACCATATTGTGCGTGCCACGCTGGAGGCCATTGCTTACCAGTCCCGTGATCTGATTGAAGCGATGCAGCAGGATGCGGGTATCGAAATGAAACAGCTGCGTGTGGATGGTGGTGCTGTTGCCAATAACTTCCTGATGCAGTTCCAGTCAGATATTTTGAATAAGGAAGTGGTTCGTCCAACGGTGACGGAATCAACAGCAGCGGGTTCCGCTTATCTGGCAGGTCTTGCCGTTGGTTTCTGGAAGAGCATCGATGAGCTTAAGGACAAGGTAGGCGTTGATCGTGTTTATATTCCGGTGATGGATGATGAACAGCGTAGCGGGTTGTACAAAGGCTGGAAGAAAGCCGTAGAACGCAGCCTGAAATGGGAAGACCAGGAATAA
- a CDS encoding MIP/aquaporin family protein, with the protein MRKSLLGECLAEFIGTGLLIFFGAGCVAALVLAGVDFGQWEISIVWGLGVAIAIYVTGGISGAHLNPAVTLALTVFKGFNKQKVIPFIIAQVLGAFCAAALVYFLYSGLFADYELAHNIIRGSEKSLATAGIFSTYAHSSLTNLQAFAVEFVITAVLMGGILAIGDDNNGVSNGALSALLIGILIAVIGASFGPLTGFAMNPARDFGPKLFAFFAGWGEVALTGARANPYFWVPIVAPICGAMTGAWLYINVLGKQVEPAVCATPGCEIRTA; encoded by the coding sequence ATGAGAAAATCATTGCTGGGGGAATGTCTTGCCGAGTTTATTGGCACCGGGCTTCTTATTTTCTTTGGTGCGGGTTGTGTAGCGGCGCTGGTTCTGGCCGGTGTTGATTTCGGCCAGTGGGAAATATCCATCGTCTGGGGTCTTGGTGTTGCCATTGCCATCTATGTGACCGGCGGCATCTCCGGTGCTCACCTGAATCCGGCCGTGACGCTTGCGTTAACTGTCTTTAAAGGCTTCAACAAGCAAAAGGTCATTCCCTTTATTATTGCCCAGGTACTGGGTGCATTCTGCGCTGCGGCCCTGGTTTACTTCCTGTACAGTGGCTTATTCGCTGATTATGAGTTGGCCCATAATATTATTCGTGGCTCTGAGAAGAGTCTGGCCACAGCGGGTATTTTCTCCACTTATGCCCACTCGTCACTCACTAACCTGCAGGCCTTCGCTGTTGAGTTCGTCATTACCGCTGTGCTGATGGGCGGGATTCTGGCCATTGGTGATGATAATAATGGTGTTTCCAACGGTGCACTTTCCGCTCTTTTGATCGGTATTCTTATCGCGGTTATCGGGGCATCTTTCGGCCCTCTGACCGGTTTTGCCATGAATCCGGCACGGGATTTTGGCCCGAAACTCTTCGCGTTTTTTGCTGGCTGGGGCGAAGTGGCGCTGACGGGTGCACGAGCCAACCCCTATTTCTGGGTACCGATTGTTGCTCCAATCTGTGGTGCCATGACCGGCGCATGGCTTTACATCAATGTGCTGGGCAAGCAGGTAGAACCTGCTGTGTGCGCCACACCTGGTTGTGAAATCAGAACCGCCTGA
- the glpA gene encoding anaerobic glycerol-3-phosphate dehydrogenase subunit A: MRQIETDVVIIGGGATGAGVLRDCAQRGMRAILVEKDDIANGTTGRNHGLLHSGARYAVTDPHSAIECIRENQILRKVASHCIEETGGLFITLPEDELSFQDTFITACTSAGIQAEALTPADALRIEPNVNPKLLGAVRVPDGTVDPFRLTAANILDAEEYGGRLLSYTKVVGLIINNGRVRGVHCINVKTGEKVDIYAQQVVNAAGIWGQQIIEYADLAIRMFPAKGSLLIVDYRINGMVINRCRKPSDADILVPGDTISLIGTTSEKIPYGDIENIRVTPDEVDVLLAEGEKLCPIMARTRVLRAYCGVRPLISLGDDPSGRNISRGIVLLDHGETDALPGLITITGGKLMTYRLMAEMATDAVAKNLGNSKPCVTAIRPLPGANGKHSDIYAPQVSIPVSGSAKYRHGERAAKFLANDKKQNAVICECEMVTRGEIEYAVHNLNARDLVDLRRRTRIGMGPCQGKMCACRAAGIVSEITHDDNGEQALSSVGEFMQERWKGVRPVLWGDAMREADLSYWLYNNLLGYSQLEPNDPAPVNSHSVNPGQAAALCGEESKEEVAR, encoded by the coding sequence ATGAGGCAGATAGAGACCGACGTTGTCATCATCGGCGGGGGCGCGACCGGAGCGGGGGTTCTTCGCGATTGTGCGCAACGGGGAATGCGTGCAATTCTGGTCGAAAAGGATGATATCGCTAACGGTACTACCGGGCGTAACCACGGTCTGCTCCATTCCGGTGCCCGCTACGCAGTGACCGACCCTCACTCTGCCATTGAATGCATCCGTGAAAACCAGATTCTGAGAAAAGTGGCCAGCCACTGTATCGAAGAGACCGGTGGCCTGTTCATCACCCTGCCTGAGGACGAACTCTCCTTTCAGGACACATTCATTACCGCCTGCACATCTGCGGGTATACAGGCCGAGGCATTAACACCGGCAGATGCCCTGCGCATTGAGCCAAATGTGAATCCGAAACTGCTGGGCGCAGTGCGTGTTCCAGACGGTACCGTAGACCCTTTTCGGTTAACCGCTGCCAATATTCTTGATGCAGAAGAATACGGTGGTCGTCTGCTCAGCTATACCAAAGTCGTTGGCCTGATCATCAACAATGGCCGGGTACGAGGGGTTCACTGCATCAATGTGAAAACCGGTGAAAAAGTCGATATTTATGCCCAGCAGGTGGTGAATGCTGCCGGTATCTGGGGCCAGCAGATTATTGAATACGCAGACCTGGCCATTCGCATGTTCCCGGCTAAAGGGTCGTTATTGATTGTTGATTACCGCATTAATGGCATGGTGATTAACCGTTGTCGTAAACCCTCCGATGCCGACATTCTGGTTCCCGGGGACACCATCTCTCTGATTGGTACCACCTCTGAAAAAATCCCCTACGGTGACATCGAGAACATCCGGGTGACCCCCGACGAGGTTGACGTTCTGTTGGCTGAGGGCGAGAAACTCTGTCCGATCATGGCCAGGACCCGTGTACTTCGTGCCTATTGCGGTGTTCGCCCGCTGATCTCTCTGGGGGATGATCCATCAGGTCGAAATATCAGCCGGGGAATTGTCTTGCTTGACCACGGTGAAACCGATGCCCTGCCGGGTCTTATTACCATTACCGGCGGAAAGCTGATGACCTACCGGCTGATGGCGGAAATGGCCACGGATGCGGTGGCCAAAAACCTGGGTAACAGCAAACCCTGTGTCACAGCTATACGACCACTGCCCGGAGCTAATGGCAAACACAGCGATATTTACGCTCCCCAGGTTTCTATCCCGGTATCAGGCTCAGCAAAGTACCGCCATGGAGAAAGAGCGGCAAAGTTCCTTGCCAACGACAAAAAGCAGAATGCGGTTATCTGTGAGTGCGAAATGGTCACTCGCGGTGAAATCGAATACGCCGTCCATAACCTTAATGCCAGAGATCTGGTTGACCTTCGTCGTCGGACCCGCATTGGCATGGGGCCTTGCCAGGGAAAAATGTGTGCCTGTCGAGCGGCCGGTATTGTCAGCGAAATAACCCACGACGATAACGGCGAACAAGCGCTGAGCAGCGTGGGTGAGTTTATGCAGGAACGCTGGAAGGGCGTCAGGCCGGTGCTGTGGGGTGATGCGATGCGCGAAGCCGATTTGAGCTACTGGCTGTACAACAATCTTCTGGGCTACAGCCAGCTGGAACCCAATGACCCGGCACCGGTAAATTCCCACAGTGTCAACCCTGGCCAAGCTGCTGCGCTCTGCGGGGAAGAGTCAAAGGAAGAGGTAGCCCGATGA
- the glpB gene encoding glycerol-3-phosphate dehydrogenase subunit GlpB, which yields MNYDVIVIGGGLAGLTGAIRCADAGLKTVVISAGESALAFASGAIDVFGIGQDNSFVEYPFAAIRQLPSIHPYQKVGAASLQQGLTFFTEQMAAAGIQLSNSGQQNHGRLTALGAIRPAWLSQEGAGSLPLLAPAEGIRRVAIINIAGFRDFQPALMAAGMKQYPGFSEAEFILADIKTATLNINTRNAYELRSLELARTLKRDLFSQPNGINILSSALQKAAGNADLVVIPSVLAVEGGNDLIRQLETLTGLRICEVATLPPSLPGMRMASALKQRFRQLGGMFLKGDQVLCGCFAENRLCSVKTRLNPDMPISASHFILATGSFFSQGLASDRHHLSEPVFGLDVDAPDSRDQWSDHRFMDGKPHNFSHFGIHTSAQLNPYRNGQKIHNLYCAGAVLNGFNPVQEASSGGVAISTGWFAANRIIATIPQAEETC from the coding sequence ATGAACTACGACGTTATTGTGATTGGCGGAGGCCTTGCGGGTTTAACCGGCGCAATCCGCTGCGCAGACGCAGGCTTGAAAACCGTTGTGATCAGTGCTGGAGAGAGTGCCCTGGCCTTTGCTTCCGGTGCCATCGACGTGTTCGGAATTGGACAAGATAATTCTTTCGTGGAATATCCATTCGCAGCCATCCGTCAACTGCCTTCCATCCATCCCTACCAGAAAGTGGGAGCAGCATCTTTACAGCAGGGATTGACATTTTTTACCGAACAAATGGCAGCAGCTGGCATCCAATTGAGCAATTCTGGCCAGCAGAATCATGGTCGTCTGACGGCACTGGGAGCCATTCGCCCAGCCTGGTTGAGCCAGGAAGGTGCTGGCAGCCTGCCGTTGCTGGCTCCTGCAGAAGGCATACGTCGTGTTGCCATCATCAATATTGCCGGCTTTCGTGACTTTCAGCCGGCACTGATGGCCGCAGGTATGAAGCAATATCCCGGATTCTCTGAGGCAGAGTTCATCCTGGCGGATATCAAAACGGCAACCCTGAACATTAATACCAGAAATGCCTATGAGCTGCGCTCTCTGGAGTTAGCCCGAACCCTTAAGCGTGACCTGTTCAGCCAGCCTAATGGTATAAACATATTGTCGTCTGCTTTACAGAAGGCAGCCGGTAATGCTGATCTGGTGGTTATACCCTCCGTCCTCGCTGTAGAAGGTGGTAATGACCTGATCCGTCAACTTGAAACACTGACCGGCCTGCGTATTTGTGAAGTCGCGACCTTGCCGCCATCACTCCCCGGAATGCGTATGGCCTCTGCCCTGAAACAGCGATTCCGGCAGTTGGGCGGTATGTTCCTGAAAGGTGACCAGGTGCTTTGTGGCTGCTTTGCAGAAAACCGACTGTGCTCGGTAAAGACCAGACTGAACCCCGATATGCCCATATCCGCCAGCCACTTTATTCTGGCCACCGGCAGCTTTTTCAGCCAGGGGCTGGCCAGTGACCGCCATCATCTGTCCGAGCCGGTCTTTGGCCTTGATGTTGATGCCCCGGACAGTAGAGATCAGTGGTCAGATCATCGTTTTATGGATGGAAAGCCGCATAATTTCAGCCATTTCGGTATTCACACCAGTGCACAGTTAAACCCGTACCGAAACGGTCAGAAAATCCATAATCTTTACTGCGCAGGTGCGGTGCTCAATGGTTTCAACCCGGTTCAGGAAGCCAGTTCGGGTGGGGTAGCCATCAGTACCGGCTGGTTTGCTGCCAACAGGATTATTGCCACGATACCTCAGGCGGAAGAAACATGCTGA
- the glpC gene encoding anaerobic glycerol-3-phosphate dehydrogenase subunit GlpC, which translates to MLNTMDTSFDSCIKCTVCTTRCPVAEVNPDYPGPKQAGPDGERLRIKNPALYDEALQHCTNCKRCEVACPSGVHVGTVIQLAKARHGGFKKGPREFILSHTDMMGSLSTPAAPVVNIATQLKPVKKLLDKVLGIDQRQTLPKYTHQTFRRWFQQQKAQQNRFNRKISFFHGCFTNYNDPTVGKHLVAVLNAMNIGVTLLKKEKCCGVPLIANGFFDKARKNAELNMGQFADSLADSECVLATEPSCAMTLRDEYPEVLHVDNHALRERILFASAFITREFAKGNTPDMKPVNLRVAYHSPCHLIKQGGVIHTMELLNSIPGLAVIMLDQKCCGMSGTYGFKKENYQTSQNIGQGVFDQIEALNVDYVVTDCESCKMQIEMNTAHKVMHPLTLMAQSLA; encoded by the coding sequence ATGCTGAACACCATGGATACCAGCTTTGACAGCTGCATTAAATGCACCGTCTGCACCACCCGCTGCCCGGTCGCTGAAGTCAACCCGGACTACCCGGGTCCCAAACAGGCCGGCCCCGACGGGGAACGTTTACGCATCAAGAACCCGGCGCTGTATGATGAAGCATTGCAACACTGCACCAACTGCAAACGCTGTGAAGTTGCCTGCCCGTCGGGTGTTCATGTAGGTACGGTTATTCAACTGGCCAAAGCCCGACATGGCGGTTTCAAAAAAGGCCCCAGGGAATTTATTCTCAGCCACACCGATATGATGGGGTCACTTTCTACCCCTGCGGCACCTGTCGTCAACATCGCCACGCAGCTGAAACCCGTTAAAAAGCTGCTGGATAAAGTGTTGGGCATTGATCAACGACAGACACTGCCAAAATATACCCATCAAACATTTCGTCGCTGGTTTCAACAGCAGAAGGCGCAGCAGAACCGCTTCAATCGTAAAATCAGTTTCTTCCACGGTTGTTTCACTAACTACAATGACCCCACCGTGGGCAAACATCTGGTAGCAGTCCTGAATGCCATGAATATCGGTGTCACGCTGTTAAAGAAAGAAAAATGCTGTGGTGTCCCGCTGATAGCCAATGGCTTCTTCGATAAGGCCCGTAAAAATGCCGAACTGAATATGGGGCAGTTTGCCGACTCATTAGCGGACAGTGAATGTGTACTGGCAACAGAACCCAGCTGTGCCATGACACTTCGGGACGAATACCCGGAAGTGCTTCATGTGGATAACCACGCCCTCAGAGAACGTATTCTGTTTGCCTCTGCGTTTATTACCAGGGAATTTGCCAAAGGCAATACGCCGGATATGAAGCCCGTTAACCTGAGGGTTGCCTATCACAGCCCCTGTCACCTGATCAAACAGGGTGGCGTGATTCACACCATGGAATTGTTAAACAGTATTCCCGGGCTGGCGGTGATCATGCTGGACCAGAAGTGCTGCGGAATGTCGGGTACCTACGGTTTTAAAAAAGAGAACTATCAAACCTCTCAGAACATTGGCCAGGGTGTCTTTGATCAGATCGAAGCGCTTAATGTGGATTATGTGGTCACCGACTGCGAGTCCTGTAAGATGCAGATAGAAATGAACACCGCTCATAAAGTGATGCACCCGTTGACCCTCATGGCACAGTCATTAGCCTGA